Proteins from one Microbacterium faecale genomic window:
- a CDS encoding LLM class flavin-dependent oxidoreductase, producing MTPALSVLDLVPVRTGQTTAQALTTSFALARTADELGFRRYWYAEHHNMPAVASTSPPVLIAATVTQTKRIRVGSGGVMLPNHAPLIVGEQFAALEALAPGRIDLGLGRAPGSDPVITQLLRRSGTTSEAQQFPDHVQDIMQLMGPEGATVRFTSGDTYDVHATPEATGSPMVWLLGSSDFSARLAAQLGLPYVFAHHFAGEGIERAMSLYRQEFVASETFPEPVTFVTANVVVAPNQAEAEERALPQLRQFARLRSNKPMRKIETVDEVLRDPSDALEDSLMQQNRQRWFVGEPSKVADELRTFAETHGVDEVMISPSAGAYESEPLDETPGRMQTLELLAAEL from the coding sequence ATGACCCCCGCACTCTCCGTCCTCGACCTCGTGCCCGTGCGCACGGGCCAGACGACCGCCCAGGCCCTGACGACGTCGTTCGCGCTCGCGCGCACCGCCGACGAGCTCGGGTTCCGGCGCTACTGGTACGCCGAGCACCACAACATGCCAGCGGTCGCATCGACGTCGCCTCCCGTGCTCATCGCGGCCACGGTGACGCAGACGAAGCGGATCCGCGTCGGCTCGGGCGGCGTCATGCTGCCGAACCACGCCCCGCTGATCGTCGGCGAGCAGTTCGCCGCGCTCGAGGCGCTCGCCCCGGGCCGCATCGATCTCGGGCTCGGCCGCGCGCCCGGCAGCGATCCGGTCATCACGCAGCTGCTGCGGCGCTCGGGCACGACGAGCGAGGCCCAGCAGTTCCCGGATCACGTGCAGGACATCATGCAGCTCATGGGTCCGGAGGGCGCGACGGTGCGGTTCACGTCCGGCGACACGTACGACGTGCACGCGACGCCCGAGGCGACCGGATCCCCGATGGTGTGGCTGCTCGGATCCAGCGACTTCTCGGCCCGCCTGGCCGCGCAGCTCGGGCTGCCGTACGTGTTCGCGCACCACTTCGCGGGCGAGGGCATCGAGCGGGCGATGTCGCTGTACCGGCAGGAGTTCGTCGCGAGCGAGACGTTCCCGGAGCCGGTGACGTTCGTGACCGCGAACGTCGTCGTGGCGCCGAACCAGGCCGAGGCCGAGGAGCGCGCGCTACCGCAGCTGCGCCAGTTCGCGCGGCTGCGCTCGAACAAGCCCATGCGCAAGATCGAGACCGTCGACGAGGTGCTGCGGGATCCGTCGGACGCACTCGAGGATTCGCTCATGCAGCAGAACCGGCAGCGGTGGTTCGTCGGAGAGCCGTCGAAGGTGGCTGACGAGCTGCGCACGTTCGCCGAGACGCACGGCGTCGACGAGGTGATGATCTCGCCGAGCGCGGGAGCCTACGAGTCCGAGCCTCTCGACGAGACGCCGGGCCGCATGCAGACGCTGGAGCTCCTCGCCGCGGAGCTGTAA
- a CDS encoding dicarboxylate/amino acid:cation symporter gives MSATTDPKVKKKRPFYASFGFQIIAALVLGIVLGLAARQFGASAENPTWLSDTLGTIGSSYVTLLRAAVVPLVFTAIVASISNLRRVQNAARLAGQTLLWFAITALISVSIAITLGIVLQPGARAGGGLETGEPSRVGSWWDFLIGLVPENFLGLGVRGGIDEGGAFTGSVSFNILQIIVVSLVVGLAALRAGKKAEPFLDFTESLLKVIQRVVWWIIRVAPIGTLGLIGNAVVQYGWEKLTSLVWFTVAIYIGLALVFFVVYPLLAKAHGLSIKQYFTGVWPVTQFGFVSRSSIGTLPLTQRVAERNFGVPRSYASFAVPFGTTTKMDGCAAIYPAIAAIFVAQFFDIELTFIQYALIVLVSVVGSAATAGTTGATVMLTLTLSTVGLPLEGVGLLLAIDPILDMGRTALNVSGQALIPAIVAKREKILDLDLYNAPREGLPFHDEEEADEPVDADRDTAHSAR, from the coding sequence ATGTCCGCAACAACCGATCCGAAGGTGAAGAAGAAGCGTCCCTTCTACGCCTCCTTCGGCTTCCAGATCATCGCCGCGCTGGTCCTCGGCATCGTCCTCGGCCTCGCGGCCCGCCAGTTCGGCGCCTCGGCCGAGAACCCCACGTGGCTGTCCGACACGCTCGGCACGATCGGATCCTCGTACGTCACCCTGCTGCGCGCCGCCGTCGTGCCGCTCGTGTTCACGGCCATCGTCGCGAGCATCTCGAACCTGCGCCGCGTGCAGAACGCCGCGCGCCTGGCCGGACAGACTCTCCTCTGGTTCGCGATCACCGCGCTCATCTCGGTGTCGATCGCGATCACCCTCGGCATCGTGCTGCAGCCCGGCGCCCGCGCAGGCGGCGGTCTCGAGACGGGCGAGCCCTCGCGCGTCGGCTCCTGGTGGGACTTCCTCATCGGCCTCGTGCCCGAGAACTTCCTCGGCCTCGGCGTGCGGGGCGGCATCGACGAGGGCGGCGCGTTCACCGGATCCGTCAGCTTCAACATCCTGCAGATCATCGTCGTGTCGCTCGTCGTCGGCCTCGCCGCGCTCCGCGCCGGCAAGAAGGCCGAGCCGTTCCTCGACTTCACCGAGTCGCTGCTGAAGGTCATCCAGCGGGTGGTGTGGTGGATCATTCGCGTCGCCCCCATCGGCACGCTCGGCCTCATCGGTAACGCGGTGGTGCAGTACGGCTGGGAGAAGCTCACCTCGCTCGTGTGGTTCACCGTCGCCATCTACATCGGCCTCGCCCTGGTGTTCTTCGTCGTCTACCCGCTGCTCGCGAAGGCGCACGGCCTGTCGATCAAGCAGTACTTCACGGGCGTGTGGCCGGTGACGCAGTTCGGGTTCGTCAGCCGCTCCTCCATCGGCACCCTGCCGCTCACGCAGCGCGTCGCCGAGCGCAACTTCGGGGTCCCCCGTTCGTATGCGTCGTTCGCCGTGCCGTTCGGTACGACCACCAAGATGGACGGCTGCGCCGCCATCTACCCGGCCATCGCCGCGATCTTCGTCGCGCAGTTCTTCGACATCGAGCTGACGTTCATCCAGTACGCGCTGATCGTGCTCGTCTCGGTCGTCGGATCCGCCGCAACGGCCGGCACGACCGGCGCGACCGTCATGCTCACCCTGACGCTGTCGACCGTCGGCCTGCCGCTCGAGGGCGTCGGCCTGCTGCTCGCCATCGACCCGATCCTCGACATGGGCCGCACCGCGCTCAACGTCTCGGGCCAGGCGTTGATCCCGGCGATCGTCGCCAAGCGCGAGAAGATCCTCGACCTCGACCTCTACAACGCGCCGCGCGAGGGGCTGCCGTTCCACGACGAGGAAGAGGCCGACGAGCCCGTCGACGCCGACCGCGACACGGCGCACTCCGCCCGATAG
- a CDS encoding LLM class F420-dependent oxidoreductase has protein sequence MRFGTFLPQGWRFDLVGIDAAEQWNTMRRLAQRADDGPWESIWVYDHFHTTPVPSDEATHEAWTLMAAFAASTSRVRLGQMCTCMGYRNPAYLAKVAATADHVSGGRIEMGIGGGWYEHEWRAYGYGFPEIPDRLRMLREGVEIMKQAWETGSATLDGRYYQVDGAIVQPQPLQDPAIPFWIAGGGEKVTLKIAATYAQYTNFAGGDIEQFRHKDQVLRGHCDALGRDQAEITRSTNVNVIIGETEAEVADRVAAVGARLQPHLGERYESAMRKYGTDVPTVGTVEQVTEHLQKLKNAGVDYTITYFPEMAYDLSSVELFEGRVIPELA, from the coding sequence ATGCGATTCGGAACCTTCCTCCCCCAGGGCTGGCGCTTCGACCTCGTCGGCATCGACGCGGCCGAGCAGTGGAACACGATGCGCCGGCTCGCCCAGCGCGCCGACGACGGCCCGTGGGAGTCGATCTGGGTCTACGACCACTTCCACACGACCCCCGTGCCGAGCGACGAGGCGACGCACGAGGCATGGACCCTGATGGCCGCGTTCGCCGCCTCGACCTCGCGCGTGCGCCTCGGCCAGATGTGCACCTGCATGGGCTACCGCAACCCCGCCTACCTCGCGAAGGTCGCGGCGACCGCGGATCACGTCTCGGGCGGCCGCATCGAGATGGGCATCGGCGGCGGCTGGTACGAGCATGAGTGGCGCGCGTACGGCTACGGTTTCCCGGAGATCCCCGACCGCCTGCGCATGCTGCGCGAGGGCGTCGAGATCATGAAGCAGGCGTGGGAGACCGGGTCCGCGACCCTCGACGGACGTTATTACCAGGTCGACGGCGCGATCGTGCAGCCGCAACCGCTGCAGGATCCGGCGATCCCGTTCTGGATCGCGGGCGGCGGTGAGAAGGTGACGCTCAAGATCGCGGCGACCTACGCGCAATACACGAACTTCGCGGGCGGCGACATCGAGCAGTTCCGGCACAAGGATCAGGTGCTGCGCGGCCACTGCGATGCCCTCGGACGCGACCAGGCCGAGATCACGCGATCGACGAACGTCAACGTCATCATCGGCGAGACCGAGGCGGAGGTGGCCGATCGCGTCGCCGCCGTCGGCGCGCGCCTGCAGCCGCACCTCGGCGAGCGCTACGAGAGCGCGATGCGCAAGTACGGCACCGACGTGCCCACGGTCGGCACGGTCGAGCAGGTCACCGAGCACCTGCAGAAGCTGAAGAACGCGGGGGTCGACTACACGATCACCTACTTCCCCGAGATGGCGTACGACCTCTCGAGCGTCGAGCTGTTCGAGGGCCGCGTCATCCCCGAGCTCGCCTGA
- a CDS encoding GTP pyrophosphokinase: MSTVEVDDAVIRLARELRDEMQQFLNEYEFGMREIETKLQILRDDFAQQHSHNPIEHLSSRVKSVDSLIEKVQRRGVEPTFSAIREEITDIAGVRVTCSFVSDAYRLFELLLGQDDVGVLLVKDYIAEPKENGYKSLHAIVTVPVFLPRGTVHVPVEVQFRTIAMDFWASLEHKIYYKYDKQVPQQLLDELREAAVTASDLDVRMERLHRQVHGDDDPDPTPAPPLREIAQTDRPHAA, encoded by the coding sequence ATGAGCACCGTTGAGGTTGACGACGCCGTGATTCGCCTCGCGCGTGAGTTGCGCGATGAGATGCAGCAGTTCCTGAACGAGTACGAGTTCGGGATGCGGGAGATCGAGACGAAGCTCCAGATCCTGCGCGACGACTTCGCGCAGCAGCACTCGCACAACCCGATCGAGCATCTCTCCAGCCGCGTGAAGAGCGTCGACTCGCTGATCGAGAAGGTGCAGCGCCGTGGGGTCGAGCCGACGTTCTCGGCGATCCGCGAGGAGATCACCGACATCGCCGGGGTGCGCGTGACGTGCAGCTTCGTGAGTGACGCCTACCGCCTGTTCGAGCTGCTGCTCGGACAGGACGACGTCGGGGTGCTGCTGGTGAAGGACTACATCGCCGAGCCCAAGGAGAACGGGTACAAGAGTCTGCACGCGATCGTGACGGTGCCGGTGTTCCTGCCGCGCGGCACGGTGCACGTGCCGGTCGAGGTGCAGTTCCGCACCATCGCGATGGACTTCTGGGCCAGCCTCGAGCACAAGATCTACTACAAGTACGACAAGCAGGTGCCGCAGCAGCTGCTCGACGAGCTGCGCGAGGCGGCCGTCACCGCGAGCGACCTCGACGTGCGCATGGAGCGCCTGCACCGCCAGGTCCACGGGGATGACGACCCAGATCCGACGCCCGCGCCGCCGCTGCGCGAGATCGCTCAGACCGACCGCCCCCACGCGGCGTAG
- a CDS encoding thiamine pyrophosphate-dependent enzyme has product MEPFVTDVLTHTETAPAPTTESAGHAIVRTLEEHGIPRAYVVPGESYLEVLDGLHASSIETIVTRQEGGAAYMAEAEGKLTDLPGIVMVTRGPGAANALVGIHTAWQDSTPVVLFIGLIPRDHRQREAFQEFDIQGWFEKGAKRVFVLDSPERASEITAEALFAARSGRPGPVVVGLPEDLIRERVDVRAIPPIPVATGGVARSDAHALTEALARAEKPLFVTGGSDWTPESSQLLTGWLERQGIAAAAEWRTEGVVSSDSPSYVGPIGYGRPKPTYDLFAETDLVVFIGTVPGDVLTSYIARQGWHLNNFIVSMDSLMRGRSGAVSHQILSKPAAFVRDLVALDIAPRPDWARWTARMREQQLDFAALPVPGTTGPARMDTLMAHLVPLLDDDALVTLGAGEHTNWAHRYFPVRRYPAMVSAGNGSMGYSVPSAVAASLDFPDRQIITIAGDGEFLMNGQELATARQYGATPLIVVMDNAEYGTIRTHQERFHPDRVSGTQLINPDFAAMSTAFGGWGVRIDDESQVAQGVADAIAATKDGRFALIHLIVEQRVQAY; this is encoded by the coding sequence ATGGAGCCTTTCGTGACCGACGTTCTCACCCACACCGAGACCGCCCCCGCCCCGACGACAGAGTCCGCCGGCCACGCGATCGTCCGCACCCTCGAGGAGCACGGGATTCCGCGCGCGTACGTCGTGCCGGGCGAGAGCTACCTCGAGGTGCTCGACGGCCTGCACGCCTCATCGATCGAGACGATCGTCACGCGGCAGGAGGGCGGCGCCGCGTATATGGCCGAGGCGGAGGGCAAGCTCACCGACCTGCCCGGCATCGTCATGGTCACCCGCGGCCCGGGCGCCGCGAACGCGCTCGTCGGGATCCACACGGCCTGGCAGGACTCGACGCCCGTCGTGCTGTTCATCGGGCTCATCCCCCGCGATCACCGTCAGCGCGAGGCGTTCCAGGAGTTCGACATCCAGGGTTGGTTCGAGAAGGGTGCCAAGCGCGTGTTCGTGCTCGATTCGCCCGAGCGCGCGAGCGAGATCACCGCGGAGGCGCTGTTCGCCGCCCGGTCCGGCCGCCCCGGCCCCGTCGTCGTGGGGCTGCCGGAAGACCTCATCCGCGAGCGCGTGGACGTGCGCGCGATCCCGCCGATCCCCGTTGCGACCGGCGGCGTCGCCCGATCCGATGCCCACGCACTGACCGAGGCCCTCGCCCGCGCCGAGAAGCCCCTGTTCGTCACGGGCGGCAGCGACTGGACGCCGGAATCGTCGCAGCTGCTCACCGGATGGCTCGAGCGCCAGGGCATCGCGGCCGCCGCCGAGTGGCGCACCGAGGGCGTCGTCTCGAGCGACTCGCCCAGCTACGTCGGGCCGATCGGGTACGGACGCCCGAAGCCCACCTACGACCTGTTCGCCGAGACCGACCTCGTCGTATTCATCGGCACCGTTCCGGGCGACGTGCTCACGAGCTACATCGCGCGCCAGGGCTGGCACCTCAACAACTTCATCGTGTCGATGGACTCGCTCATGCGCGGCCGCTCCGGCGCCGTGTCACACCAGATCCTGTCGAAGCCCGCGGCGTTCGTGCGCGACCTCGTGGCCCTCGACATCGCACCGCGCCCCGACTGGGCCCGGTGGACCGCCCGCATGCGCGAGCAGCAACTCGACTTTGCCGCCCTGCCGGTGCCCGGCACGACCGGTCCCGCCCGCATGGACACCCTCATGGCGCACCTCGTGCCGCTGCTCGACGACGACGCGCTCGTCACCCTCGGCGCCGGCGAACACACCAACTGGGCGCACCGCTACTTCCCCGTGCGGCGCTACCCGGCGATGGTCAGCGCGGGCAACGGGTCCATGGGCTACTCGGTTCCCTCGGCCGTCGCGGCCTCGCTCGATTTTCCCGACCGACAGATCATCACGATCGCGGGCGACGGCGAGTTCCTCATGAACGGCCAGGAACTCGCAACCGCCCGACAGTACGGGGCGACCCCGCTCATCGTCGTCATGGACAACGCCGAGTACGGCACGATCCGCACGCACCAGGAGCGCTTCCATCCCGACCGCGTCTCGGGCACACAGCTGATCAACCCCGACTTCGCCGCCATGTCCACGGCGTTCGGCGGGTGGGGCGTGCGCATCGACGACGAGTCGCAGGTCGCCCAGGGCGTCGCCGACGCGATCGCCGCGACGAAGGACGGCCGTTTCGCGCTGATCCACCTCATCGTCGAGCAGCGCGTGCAGGCGTACTGA
- a CDS encoding cation:proton antiporter domain-containing protein, translating into MGNGLAGSIAITSLARRRGWPAPLVVTAVALVVSYASGQMCKGIKLRRWKHAPEAGRADPSSRPGRRIAEQKKRRAAMAVQSTAQAIRTRVQKPRLSWQERLVVSWSSMRGVVTLALAVALPDLTEHGMPDGNVETMIAVAYIVTVGTLLLQGLTLPALIRGLGVSATDQTVADNREIARMRRLSKEAGVEYLREQQERWGAKYGSDDIDAFKRFSRGLLRIEQGAERGDREIDGATDDATARRGGVAHEEFLALSKGWLAVRRRVALEQSRAGNLSEEVMREVFDAIDAEELALDTKGALRKK; encoded by the coding sequence GTGGGTAACGGGTTGGCCGGTTCGATCGCGATCACGTCGCTTGCTCGACGGCGTGGCTGGCCCGCTCCGCTCGTCGTCACCGCGGTTGCGCTCGTTGTCTCGTACGCCTCGGGGCAGATGTGCAAGGGCATCAAGCTGCGGCGCTGGAAACATGCGCCCGAGGCGGGCAGAGCGGATCCGTCCTCCCGGCCCGGCCGACGCATCGCCGAGCAGAAGAAGCGCCGCGCGGCGATGGCCGTGCAGTCAACGGCGCAGGCGATCCGCACGCGGGTGCAGAAGCCGCGGCTGTCGTGGCAGGAGCGCCTCGTCGTGTCATGGTCGAGCATGCGCGGTGTCGTGACGCTCGCGCTCGCCGTGGCGCTGCCCGACCTCACCGAGCACGGGATGCCGGACGGAAACGTCGAGACGATGATCGCCGTCGCGTACATCGTCACGGTCGGCACCCTGCTGCTGCAGGGGCTGACGCTTCCGGCGCTGATCCGCGGGCTGGGCGTGTCGGCGACGGATCAGACGGTGGCCGACAACCGCGAGATCGCGCGCATGCGGCGGCTCAGCAAGGAGGCGGGCGTCGAGTACCTGCGGGAGCAGCAGGAGCGCTGGGGCGCAAAGTACGGATCCGACGACATCGACGCCTTCAAGCGGTTCTCGCGTGGGTTACTGAGGATCGAGCAGGGCGCGGAGCGCGGGGATCGCGAGATCGACGGAGCCACGGATGACGCGACCGCGCGCCGGGGCGGGGTCGCGCACGAGGAGTTCCTCGCGCTGTCGAAGGGCTGGCTCGCGGTGCGCCGCCGCGTCGCGCTCGAGCAGTCGAGGGCGGGAAACCTCAGCGAGGAGGTCATGCGCGAGGTGTTCGACGCGATCGATGCGGAGGAGCTGGCGTTGGATACGAAGGGGGCGCTGCGGAAGAAGTAG
- a CDS encoding acyltransferase family protein, whose amino-acid sequence MSATVDTPVLKKAPSTWRPDIQGLRALAVGLVLVAHAGVPLVEGGYIGVDVFFVISGFLITQLLLREVERSGTVSISQFYVRRARRILPAATVVTVAIVLYATFTLSLERLHQTTADAAWSSIFFANWHLALSGTDYFSVEAPSLFQHYWSLAVEEQFYIIWPLLVLFVVPRFSKRGFAITAGVVFVASLAYSLWATGERPEAAYFDTAARAFELAGGALLACVLTSPLASRWRHAAATVGILILAYATWQFDEFTPFPGWHALFPVVGTALLLAAGPNTWTGRILQWTPVRYVGDISFSLYLWHWPVALAIEALVPASTSFLLTAPIIITISVALASLTYHVVEQPFQKKRVPVFSQDIKTLWLWPISVIVVVAVALGSSAYGNVRAEANRQIAQEYFDEHGYQTSEPEDADQVQKDLDEAVEVAESGAPIPPDIDAEAIRDAMWTDIADSDCYASSGEDSADVCFFGDTESETTIALVGDSHAAMWLPALNIIGKENNFRVALFAKMACGAYSVDQGNGGTEFPTCDRFREFTQEKVAELEPEAVMLGARGQLRMADHPDATVDEQWRDAVAEAMVDYQALSDRVIALGDVPARDDVAPQDCIDSPSSNQADCVVSGESTEQHSNTITREEVEAAGAFYLDTEKFVCSDDGCPLFAGELPLYEDESHLNRLWVEHLAPAIGRELEEVLP is encoded by the coding sequence ATGAGCGCGACAGTCGATACCCCGGTGCTGAAGAAAGCACCGAGCACGTGGCGCCCCGACATCCAGGGGCTCCGCGCGCTGGCCGTCGGGCTCGTGCTCGTCGCCCACGCCGGCGTCCCCCTCGTCGAGGGCGGCTACATCGGTGTCGACGTCTTCTTCGTCATCTCGGGCTTCCTCATCACCCAGCTGCTGCTGCGCGAGGTCGAGCGCAGCGGCACCGTCTCGATCTCGCAGTTCTACGTCCGGCGCGCCAGGCGGATCCTGCCGGCTGCGACTGTCGTCACCGTCGCGATCGTCCTCTACGCGACCTTCACGCTGTCACTCGAGCGCCTGCACCAGACCACGGCAGACGCGGCCTGGTCGAGCATCTTCTTCGCCAACTGGCACCTCGCGCTCTCCGGCACCGACTACTTCTCCGTCGAGGCCCCGAGCCTCTTCCAGCACTACTGGTCGCTCGCGGTCGAGGAGCAGTTCTACATCATCTGGCCGCTGCTGGTGCTGTTCGTCGTGCCTCGCTTCAGCAAGCGCGGCTTCGCGATCACCGCAGGAGTCGTGTTCGTCGCCTCCCTCGCCTACTCGCTGTGGGCCACCGGCGAGCGCCCCGAGGCGGCCTACTTCGACACTGCGGCCCGCGCGTTCGAACTCGCCGGTGGTGCGCTGCTCGCCTGCGTGCTCACCTCACCGCTCGCCTCGCGCTGGCGACACGCGGCCGCGACCGTCGGGATCCTGATCCTCGCCTACGCGACGTGGCAGTTCGACGAGTTCACGCCGTTCCCCGGCTGGCACGCGCTCTTCCCCGTCGTCGGCACGGCGCTGCTGCTGGCCGCCGGCCCGAACACCTGGACGGGACGGATCCTGCAGTGGACGCCCGTCCGCTACGTCGGCGACATCTCCTTCTCGCTGTACCTGTGGCACTGGCCCGTCGCGCTCGCAATCGAGGCGCTGGTGCCCGCCTCGACGTCGTTCCTCCTCACCGCGCCGATCATCATCACGATCTCCGTCGCGCTCGCGAGCCTGACCTACCACGTGGTCGAGCAGCCCTTCCAGAAGAAGCGCGTGCCGGTGTTCTCGCAGGACATCAAGACGCTGTGGCTGTGGCCGATCAGCGTGATCGTCGTCGTCGCGGTCGCCCTCGGATCCTCCGCCTACGGCAACGTGCGCGCCGAGGCGAACCGCCAGATCGCCCAGGAGTACTTCGACGAGCACGGCTATCAGACCAGCGAGCCCGAAGACGCCGACCAGGTACAGAAAGACCTCGACGAGGCAGTCGAGGTCGCCGAGTCCGGCGCCCCGATCCCGCCCGACATCGATGCCGAGGCGATTCGCGACGCCATGTGGACCGACATCGCCGACAGCGACTGCTACGCCTCGAGCGGTGAGGACTCCGCGGACGTGTGCTTCTTCGGCGACACCGAATCCGAGACCACCATCGCGCTCGTCGGCGACTCCCACGCCGCGATGTGGCTGCCCGCACTCAACATCATCGGCAAGGAGAACAACTTCCGCGTCGCTCTCTTCGCGAAGATGGCGTGCGGCGCCTACTCGGTCGACCAGGGCAACGGCGGAACCGAGTTCCCCACGTGCGACCGGTTCCGCGAGTTCACCCAGGAGAAGGTCGCCGAACTCGAGCCCGAAGCCGTCATGCTCGGCGCGCGCGGTCAGCTGCGCATGGCCGACCACCCGGACGCGACCGTCGACGAGCAGTGGCGCGACGCCGTGGCCGAGGCGATGGTCGACTACCAGGCCCTGAGCGACCGCGTGATCGCGCTCGGTGACGTGCCGGCCCGCGACGATGTCGCCCCGCAGGACTGCATCGACTCCCCCAGCTCGAACCAGGCCGACTGCGTCGTCTCCGGCGAAAGCACCGAACAGCACAGCAACACGATCACCCGCGAGGAGGTCGAGGCCGCCGGGGCCTTCTACCTCGATACCGAGAAGTTCGTGTGCTCCGACGACGGCTGCCCGCTGTTCGCCGGCGAGCTGCCCCTGTACGAAGACGAGTCGCACCTGAACCGCCTCTGGGTCGAGCACCTCGCCCCCGCGATCGGACGCGAACTCGAAGAGGTGCTGCCGTAG